The following coding sequences lie in one Mercenaria mercenaria strain notata chromosome 5, MADL_Memer_1, whole genome shotgun sequence genomic window:
- the LOC123556602 gene encoding uncharacterized protein LOC123556602 isoform X1, whose translation MRTVWIRNKFALFLLCVVILAWISLSTLSSEHFHKTSDGDPRQKVLRMIDVQGSRPNLDKTVLRYSSTASADNVLEKISSIAKSIHNAKKHVRGSKTSDFLKQTTEMIDSLLIDLNVNPASLYNRTIYEPKHVCPEKYMGTTFGYPYFYKGFETTNCEHGVAVWKLVTVIKHVEIFKRNSVSTLKETEQLLSSVYKMNSNFSVILSASNAEYFSDIKRLYPMLSVIDSKGLAEGSALNQIVSTVKTPYVFLARNIQFFTNDSRLERLIREIETLGVKVAAGAVRNADGQWKKGCFQSMYRNYTLKYLEGYDESLHECLFCDYVQGPFVTSKKYLEKNEFENLNETEGLFEEWFLRMTHKSDEAITCPDSMFHVKWINSQKYGMLKEFMQKWDLFKIVTPNGSTVTRTCENQSYQSHNTKSLSPCSAQFNADAVKMILRTCEEAGLFCELQEGTALGAVKLGKTLPWERDADITFLTANYSGFQNLKSVFKKAGFGFSDLGATWCCVDNRTAGGKFKMSYKSWNLELYGQHMMDSELLTEKGIKPTKVFLDGQWVNVPRNPGLFVRNRYGREIYQHAEHWMSTGGSSGWINYKTNMFKRCSNEGDHDCLDRYNADGDLPFIEMLP comes from the exons ATGCGGACTGTGTGGATAAGAAACAAATTTGCCTTATTTTTGCTGTGTGTTGTCATACTGGCTTGGATATCTTTATCCACACTATCTTCAGAACATTTTCACAAG aCAAGTGATGGTGATCCAAGACAGAAAGTGTTAAGAATGATAGATGTACAAGGCAGCCGTCCTAATCTAGATAAAACTGTACTAAGATACTCATCCACGGCTTCTGCAGATAATGTTTTAGAAAAGATCTCATCCATTGCAAAATCTATCCACAATGCGAAGAAACATGTTAGAGGATCTAAAACGtcagattttcttaaacaaacTACAGAAATGATTGACTctcttttaattgatttaaatgtAAATCCAGCTTCATTATACAACAGAACAATCTACGAGCCTAAGCATGTGTGTCCTGAAAAGTATATGGGAACTACATTTGGTTATCCTTACTTCTATAAAGGATTTGAAACAACCAACTGTGAACATGGTGTTGCCGTATGGAAACTTGTTACAGTAATAAAACATGTTGAGATTTTCAAACGGAATTCCGTATCTACTTTAAAAGAGACTGAACAATTATTGTCGTCAGTTTATAAAATGAATTCgaatttcagtgtaatactttcCGCAAGCAATGCGGAAtatttttctgatatcaaaagGTTATATCCAATGCTTTCTGTAATAGACTCGAAAGGTCTTGCGGAGGGGTCAGCTTTAAACCAAATTGTAAGTACAGTTAAAACTCCGTACGTGTTTCTTGCAAGAAACATTCAGTTCTTTACCAATGATTCTAGATTGGAGAGGCTAATTAGAGAGATAGAAACATTAGGTGTAAAAGTTGCTGCAGGTGCCGTTAGAAATGCAGACGGGCAATGGAAGAAAGGCTGTTTTCAGTCTATGTATAgaaattatacattaaaatacTTGGAAGGATACGATGAGTCCTTGCATGAATGCTTATTTTGTGACTATGTTCAGGGACCTTTTGTGACTtcgaaaaaatatttagaaaaaaacgaatttgaaaatttaaatgaaactgaaGGTTTATTTGAGGAATGGTTTCTACGGATGACACATAAATCCGACGAAGCTATCACGTGTCCAGATTCCATGTTTCATGTTAAATGGATAAATTCTCAAAAATATGGTATGTTAAAAGAATTTATGCAAAAATGGGATTTGTTCAAAATTGTTACACCAAATGGAAGCACTGTAACAAGAACTTGTGAAAATCAATCTTACCAGTCACATAATACTAAGTCATTATCACCATGTTCTGCTCAGTTCAATGCCGACGCCGTAAAGATGATTTTAAGAACATGTGAAGAGGCAGGTCTTTTCTGTGAACTACAGGAAGGAACGGCCCTCGGAGCGGTGAAATTAGGTAAAACTCTTCCATGGGAGAGGGATGCGGACATAACTTTCTTGACGGCAAACTATTCTGGATTTCAGAAtcttaaaagtgtttttaaaaaagcaggtTTTGGTTTTTCCGATCTGGGAGCCACCTGGTGCTGTGTGGATAACAGAACTGCAGGAGGGAAATTTAAAATGAGTTACAAGAGTTGGAATTTAGAATTATATGGCCAGCATATGATGGACAGTGAACTTTTGACAGAAAAAGGAATCAAGCCAACGAAAGTTTTCTTGGATGGACAATGGGTAAATGTACCAAGAAATCCTGGATTGTTTGTAAGAAACAGATATGGTAGAGAAATTTATCAGCATGCCGAACATTGGATGTCAACGGGGGGCAGCAGTGGCTGGattaattataaaacaaatatgttCAAACGATGTTCTAATGAAGGAGATCATGATTGTTTGGACAGGTATAATGCTGATGGAGATCTGCCATTCATTGAAATGCTTCCGTAA
- the LOC123556602 gene encoding uncharacterized protein LOC123556602 isoform X2 — MENECQELERRSEPITTRINSKTSDGDPRQKVLRMIDVQGSRPNLDKTVLRYSSTASADNVLEKISSIAKSIHNAKKHVRGSKTSDFLKQTTEMIDSLLIDLNVNPASLYNRTIYEPKHVCPEKYMGTTFGYPYFYKGFETTNCEHGVAVWKLVTVIKHVEIFKRNSVSTLKETEQLLSSVYKMNSNFSVILSASNAEYFSDIKRLYPMLSVIDSKGLAEGSALNQIVSTVKTPYVFLARNIQFFTNDSRLERLIREIETLGVKVAAGAVRNADGQWKKGCFQSMYRNYTLKYLEGYDESLHECLFCDYVQGPFVTSKKYLEKNEFENLNETEGLFEEWFLRMTHKSDEAITCPDSMFHVKWINSQKYGMLKEFMQKWDLFKIVTPNGSTVTRTCENQSYQSHNTKSLSPCSAQFNADAVKMILRTCEEAGLFCELQEGTALGAVKLGKTLPWERDADITFLTANYSGFQNLKSVFKKAGFGFSDLGATWCCVDNRTAGGKFKMSYKSWNLELYGQHMMDSELLTEKGIKPTKVFLDGQWVNVPRNPGLFVRNRYGREIYQHAEHWMSTGGSSGWINYKTNMFKRCSNEGDHDCLDRYNADGDLPFIEMLP, encoded by the coding sequence aCAAGTGATGGTGATCCAAGACAGAAAGTGTTAAGAATGATAGATGTACAAGGCAGCCGTCCTAATCTAGATAAAACTGTACTAAGATACTCATCCACGGCTTCTGCAGATAATGTTTTAGAAAAGATCTCATCCATTGCAAAATCTATCCACAATGCGAAGAAACATGTTAGAGGATCTAAAACGtcagattttcttaaacaaacTACAGAAATGATTGACTctcttttaattgatttaaatgtAAATCCAGCTTCATTATACAACAGAACAATCTACGAGCCTAAGCATGTGTGTCCTGAAAAGTATATGGGAACTACATTTGGTTATCCTTACTTCTATAAAGGATTTGAAACAACCAACTGTGAACATGGTGTTGCCGTATGGAAACTTGTTACAGTAATAAAACATGTTGAGATTTTCAAACGGAATTCCGTATCTACTTTAAAAGAGACTGAACAATTATTGTCGTCAGTTTATAAAATGAATTCgaatttcagtgtaatactttcCGCAAGCAATGCGGAAtatttttctgatatcaaaagGTTATATCCAATGCTTTCTGTAATAGACTCGAAAGGTCTTGCGGAGGGGTCAGCTTTAAACCAAATTGTAAGTACAGTTAAAACTCCGTACGTGTTTCTTGCAAGAAACATTCAGTTCTTTACCAATGATTCTAGATTGGAGAGGCTAATTAGAGAGATAGAAACATTAGGTGTAAAAGTTGCTGCAGGTGCCGTTAGAAATGCAGACGGGCAATGGAAGAAAGGCTGTTTTCAGTCTATGTATAgaaattatacattaaaatacTTGGAAGGATACGATGAGTCCTTGCATGAATGCTTATTTTGTGACTATGTTCAGGGACCTTTTGTGACTtcgaaaaaatatttagaaaaaaacgaatttgaaaatttaaatgaaactgaaGGTTTATTTGAGGAATGGTTTCTACGGATGACACATAAATCCGACGAAGCTATCACGTGTCCAGATTCCATGTTTCATGTTAAATGGATAAATTCTCAAAAATATGGTATGTTAAAAGAATTTATGCAAAAATGGGATTTGTTCAAAATTGTTACACCAAATGGAAGCACTGTAACAAGAACTTGTGAAAATCAATCTTACCAGTCACATAATACTAAGTCATTATCACCATGTTCTGCTCAGTTCAATGCCGACGCCGTAAAGATGATTTTAAGAACATGTGAAGAGGCAGGTCTTTTCTGTGAACTACAGGAAGGAACGGCCCTCGGAGCGGTGAAATTAGGTAAAACTCTTCCATGGGAGAGGGATGCGGACATAACTTTCTTGACGGCAAACTATTCTGGATTTCAGAAtcttaaaagtgtttttaaaaaagcaggtTTTGGTTTTTCCGATCTGGGAGCCACCTGGTGCTGTGTGGATAACAGAACTGCAGGAGGGAAATTTAAAATGAGTTACAAGAGTTGGAATTTAGAATTATATGGCCAGCATATGATGGACAGTGAACTTTTGACAGAAAAAGGAATCAAGCCAACGAAAGTTTTCTTGGATGGACAATGGGTAAATGTACCAAGAAATCCTGGATTGTTTGTAAGAAACAGATATGGTAGAGAAATTTATCAGCATGCCGAACATTGGATGTCAACGGGGGGCAGCAGTGGCTGGattaattataaaacaaatatgttCAAACGATGTTCTAATGAAGGAGATCATGATTGTTTGGACAGGTATAATGCTGATGGAGATCTGCCATTCATTGAAATGCTTCCGTAA